In the Rhododendron vialii isolate Sample 1 chromosome 2a, ASM3025357v1 genome, AAAGTCACGCCTTGGGTTTCATCACCACCGCCCAATTTGATCATCGCGTTGATATCCTCATCGCTAGCATCATGAAACCCAGCCCATTTCAGGTAGCTCTTGAGATCCTCATGCCCGACCCGGCCATCTCCATCTCTGTCCATAACCCGGAACGCCGCCTCCATCGCACCGTTACTCCTCAATTCCAAAACCCCCTCGAATTCGTCGTACTCCACGTACCCGTTCTCGTTCGAATCCGCCGCCGTCATCATCTCCCCAATCACGTCCTCCGATGCTCCCCCTCCGCCGCCGTAAACCTTCCGGAGATCATCGCGGCTTATCTTGCCGTCGTGATCCACGTCAAGTACGTCGAACGCCGACCGCAAGTCGGACCGGGATTCGGCGATCTCGGGGCGGAGAGCGGTCCCGGTTGGACACattttgtgggggtttttttttcttcccgaAAAGGTCGTAAGGTGCTTGTATACTGGCTCCGAAACAAGGGTTGAGAGCGGTGATATATGAAAGGTGTATGTAATGGATGGTGTGAATGTGAGGTGGGTGGAGGCTATATATAGATAGAGCCAGAGGTTGAACCTCCAGCGTTTATGGGTCCACCTGGGGAAGACGGTATCAAATCAAATGACTTTGTGCTCCACGTTGGTAGGAATCGGCGGGTGGGTCGTAAGGGGTGACGTAAAATTACTCGTTGTGAAGGAAAATGTCAAGCTAGCGTATTGTAATGAAGTTTATTCATGTTGCTCATGCCATATTTTATCCTGCAATTTTTTGATACATATACTTCGGCCCGTTCTCTTCgatttaacttaaatttaagatttttatttttatttaaatttttttttgcatttgttagatttgtgccaaatttttttaggttattgattcgtttcgatgggaggaattgaaaaaataatttttttttttacttttacctaaatattttgaagaaataatcatttttagcaacggaaaaaaaaaatatttttgcaaatacTACCggttaaaaaaaacagaaaacaacgatacaaacaaaatgaaacaaaaaagaaaatccgCCTGGTAGGCATCATATGCATCTATGTATTTGATTGGGTTCGAACCTCATTAAATAAATACAACTAATAATGCTGCCTTTCATCGAAAAAAGCCATATTGGTACCTCATTCCGCATGCTCAATATAGCATTCAACACAATATTGGATGCAAATTAATAAATCCCACACGCTTATTGGTGTACTTTTGTATGTGAAGTACATGCATGATCGATCACCTATTATTCGACTGTACAGTACAGACCAGCTACCAAACACACATATTTATTTCTTGTGATTCTCCTCCATTAACTTGCATGTGCCCGGCCACAATGGGTTCAGATACTAGCTTGCTAGCTAGTGTCCAAAGAGCATCATTTTTTGGTTCCAAGCATCCGAAGGGAATCATTACGTAGGAGACAAAGGTCCTTAATTGGCATTGTTTACCAATACTCAATAGAATACAAAATGgttgttgattttgtcacttctttttttgctaaCGTCACTCTCATGTAAGTGtgtttttggtgcaaa is a window encoding:
- the LOC131315915 gene encoding calcium-binding protein CP1-like gives rise to the protein MCPTGTALRPEIAESRSDLRSAFDVLDVDHDGKISRDDLRKVYGGGGGASEDVIGEMMTAADSNENGYVEYDEFEGVLELRSNGAMEAAFRVMDRDGDGRVGHEDLKSYLKWAGFHDASDEDINAMIKLGGGDETQGVTFDGLLKILAV